A single window of Mycolicibacterium aurum DNA harbors:
- a CDS encoding HNH endonuclease signature motif containing protein: MDGVSEAVATIGEQLAVLSTACDELSHRELISLLAQVSAVVRAVPALEHRALARLTAETEPCRLGEKTWPAVLTTALRITSAEAKRRIARAKVLGPRRSFTGEPLPPLWESTAAIQARGELDVEHLEVIERFHKALPSWVDVDTRAAADAQLAELAAGLDPDNLDAAARRLLACIDQDGPAPEERERERAAKRGVRVGPQQPDGTAAISGWMTAEALAIWDAIFAKEAAPGHNNPDSPGPDVRTAAQRHHDAFLAIGRRALESGELGTHNGLPVTVIVSTTLQELEKGAGVAVTGGGSLLPMPDLIRMAARAHHYLYIYDKHTGQSLYLARTKRLASAAQRIVLHARDRGCTRPGCTAPGYWCQAHHAVTDWTDGGQTNVDDMTLACPQDHRMLDTTGWRTRKNKKNQTEWHPPPDLDTSQDRVNGYHHPERYLLPEDDDGP; this comes from the coding sequence ATGGATGGGGTGTCGGAGGCGGTCGCGACCATCGGTGAGCAGCTGGCGGTGCTGTCGACGGCCTGCGACGAGCTGTCCCACCGCGAACTGATCAGCCTGCTGGCACAGGTGAGTGCGGTGGTGCGCGCGGTGCCCGCGCTGGAGCACCGCGCGCTGGCGCGCCTGACCGCCGAGACCGAGCCGTGCCGGTTGGGCGAGAAAACCTGGCCTGCAGTCCTGACGACAGCGCTGCGGATCACCAGCGCCGAGGCCAAACGCCGCATTGCCCGGGCCAAGGTGCTGGGCCCACGCCGGAGCTTCACCGGCGAGCCGTTGCCGCCGCTGTGGGAATCCACCGCTGCCATCCAAGCCCGCGGGGAACTCGATGTCGAGCATCTTGAGGTCATCGAGCGCTTCCACAAAGCGTTGCCGTCCTGGGTCGATGTCGACACCCGCGCCGCCGCCGACGCTCAGCTGGCCGAGCTTGCGGCAGGGCTGGATCCCGACAACCTCGATGCCGCCGCCAGACGGTTGCTGGCGTGTATCGATCAGGACGGACCCGCACCCGAGGAGCGCGAACGGGAGCGGGCCGCCAAGCGCGGCGTGCGAGTCGGGCCACAGCAGCCCGACGGAACCGCCGCCATCTCGGGCTGGATGACCGCCGAAGCCCTGGCCATCTGGGACGCAATCTTCGCCAAAGAAGCCGCCCCCGGCCACAACAACCCCGACAGCCCGGGCCCCGATGTTCGTACCGCTGCCCAACGCCACCACGACGCCTTCCTCGCGATCGGCCGCCGAGCGCTGGAATCCGGAGAACTCGGCACCCACAACGGCCTCCCCGTCACCGTGATCGTGTCCACCACCTTGCAGGAGTTGGAAAAAGGCGCCGGGGTCGCGGTCACCGGCGGCGGCTCCCTACTCCCGATGCCCGACCTGATCCGCATGGCCGCCCGCGCGCATCACTACCTGTACATCTACGACAAACACACCGGCCAATCGCTGTATCTAGCCCGCACGAAACGGCTCGCCTCCGCGGCGCAGCGCATCGTGCTGCACGCCCGCGACCGCGGCTGCACCCGCCCCGGCTGCACCGCACCCGGCTACTGGTGCCAAGCCCACCACGCCGTCACCGACTGGACCGACGGCGGACAAACCAACGTCGACGACATGACCCTGGCCTGCCCCCAAGACCACCGCATGCTCGACACCACCGGCTGGCGCACCCGCAAAAACAAGAAGAACCAGACCGAATGGCACCCACCACCCGACCTCGACACAAGCCAAGACCGCGTCAACGGCTACCACCACCCCGAGCGCTACCTCCTGCCCGAAGACGATGACGGGCCCTAG
- a CDS encoding adenylate/guanylate cyclase domain-containing protein — protein sequence MTGTLIVLCLLAVVTAGLAVALAVQSRRLKTAQEEADELRRRLDTRQMLVSGGTRAVKTVWETANILRRDGFGAAVRSSIEELADWAEVERPDLARLAPGGRVAIMFSDIEESTALNERIGDRAYVRLIGKHDRSVRRFVDKHDGYVVKSQGDGFMVAFTRPEQAVRCGIDIQRSLDKQPNGIRVRIGIHTGKSVLRGDDLFGRNVAMAARVAAQADGGEILVSAAVCEAVESSAECEDIAFDDEREAELKGFSGSHTLYPVRSASSSR from the coding sequence GTGACCGGAACGCTGATCGTGCTGTGCCTGCTGGCGGTGGTGACCGCCGGCCTGGCTGTGGCACTGGCGGTGCAGTCACGGCGACTGAAGACCGCGCAGGAGGAGGCCGACGAACTGCGCCGCCGCCTCGACACCCGGCAGATGCTGGTCTCCGGCGGAACCAGGGCCGTCAAGACAGTGTGGGAGACCGCCAACATCCTGCGGCGCGATGGCTTCGGCGCAGCGGTACGGTCCTCGATCGAGGAGCTCGCCGACTGGGCCGAGGTCGAGCGGCCCGACCTGGCGAGGCTGGCGCCCGGCGGTCGGGTGGCGATCATGTTCTCCGACATCGAGGAGTCCACCGCCCTCAACGAACGCATCGGAGATCGCGCGTACGTCAGGCTGATCGGGAAGCACGACAGATCGGTCCGAAGGTTCGTCGACAAGCACGACGGCTATGTGGTCAAGAGCCAGGGCGACGGTTTCATGGTGGCGTTCACCCGCCCGGAGCAGGCGGTGCGGTGCGGCATCGACATCCAACGCTCACTGGACAAGCAGCCCAACGGCATTCGCGTTCGGATCGGCATCCACACCGGAAAATCGGTGCTGCGCGGCGACGACCTCTTCGGCCGCAACGTGGCGATGGCCGCACGGGTGGCCGCACAGGCCGACGGCGGTGAGATCCTGGTCAGCGCAGCGGTGTGCGAGGCCGTCGAGAGCTCCGCCGAGTGCGAGGACATCGCCTTCGACGACGAGCGGGAGGCCGAGCTCAAGGGTTTCTCCGGCTCGCACACGCTCTACCCGGTGCGTTCGGCCTCGTCGAGCCGTTGA
- a CDS encoding guanylate cyclase yields the protein MSLQRALDETRTGDIWLFRGHSGPDRAIQSMTNSPVNHVGMTVAIDDMPPLIWHAELGDKLLDLWTGTNHRGVQLNDLRQAVERWINSYDQRCWLRQLTPYASRDQEDRLLRVIARMDGTPFPSTARLTGRWMRGRLPNAADFTRGIPFVHKKVRQSVERRKEKTKTSLETAYCAETVAIAYEEMGLLETEKHYNWFDPGKFWSGDTLPLTETYQLGDEIAVHL from the coding sequence GTGTCTCTACAACGCGCGCTGGACGAAACCCGAACGGGCGATATCTGGCTGTTTCGCGGGCACTCGGGGCCGGATCGGGCCATCCAGTCGATGACCAACAGCCCCGTGAACCACGTTGGGATGACCGTCGCGATCGACGACATGCCTCCGCTGATCTGGCACGCCGAACTCGGCGACAAACTGCTGGACCTGTGGACGGGCACGAACCACCGCGGGGTGCAGCTCAACGACCTGCGACAGGCCGTCGAACGGTGGATCAACAGCTACGACCAGCGCTGCTGGCTGCGTCAGCTCACGCCGTATGCCAGCCGCGACCAGGAGGATCGCCTGCTCCGGGTGATCGCCCGGATGGACGGCACGCCGTTCCCGTCCACGGCGCGGTTGACCGGACGTTGGATGCGGGGCCGGCTCCCGAACGCCGCCGACTTCACTCGCGGAATTCCGTTCGTCCACAAAAAGGTTCGGCAATCAGTTGAGCGTCGCAAGGAGAAGACCAAGACCAGTCTGGAGACCGCCTACTGCGCCGAGACCGTCGCCATCGCCTACGAAGAGATGGGCCTGCTGGAGACCGAGAAGCATTACAACTGGTTCGACCCCGGCAAGTTCTGGAGCGGCGACACCTTGCCGTTGACCGAGACGTACCAACTCGGCGATGAAATCGCCGTGCACCTCTAG
- a CDS encoding SRPBCC family protein — translation MGRTDTASRIVDASPERVFAAFVDPEALVQWLPPSGMTGRFDHFEARAGGSYRMILTYVDDPVGSAKSSADTDVVEGRFTEIVPGRRVVQENVFDSGDPAFSGTMIMSWTALPVAGGTRVDIRADDVPVGISPDDHVAGMNSSLDNLARYLATQS, via the coding sequence ATGGGACGCACCGACACCGCATCCCGGATTGTCGACGCATCGCCCGAGCGCGTGTTCGCCGCTTTTGTCGACCCGGAGGCACTCGTCCAGTGGCTGCCGCCATCAGGGATGACCGGCCGGTTCGACCATTTCGAAGCCCGAGCGGGTGGCTCCTATCGGATGATCCTGACCTATGTCGACGACCCGGTGGGAAGCGCCAAGTCGTCCGCCGATACCGACGTCGTCGAGGGGCGGTTCACCGAGATCGTGCCGGGCCGCCGCGTTGTGCAGGAGAATGTGTTCGACTCCGGCGACCCCGCGTTTTCGGGAACGATGATCATGTCCTGGACGGCGCTCCCGGTTGCGGGTGGCACCCGCGTCGACATCCGCGCTGACGATGTCCCTGTCGGAATCTCACCGGATGACCATGTCGCCGGGATGAACTCATCACTGGACAATCTCGCTCGTTACCTCGCCACCCAGTCATAG
- a CDS encoding nitroreductase family deazaflavin-dependent oxidoreductase → MPLRYVDPHRRRGSRYEQGVRFGRSRVGQFLARHVARRTDPLLFRLTSGRVNMGPIVNAPLRTTGAKTGQPREVQLTYFHDGSDVILVASNFGGSKHPQWYYNLKANPDCTFGQEPFTATQVTDAEEYRRLYELAERVYAGYGDYRDQTANTGRQIPIFRLTPR, encoded by the coding sequence ATGCCGTTGCGCTATGTCGACCCCCACAGAAGACGGGGATCCCGATACGAGCAGGGCGTCCGTTTCGGACGCTCCCGTGTGGGGCAGTTCCTCGCCCGCCACGTGGCCCGCCGCACCGATCCGCTGCTGTTCCGCCTCACCAGCGGACGGGTGAACATGGGGCCCATCGTCAACGCACCGCTGCGCACAACCGGCGCCAAGACAGGCCAGCCCCGCGAGGTTCAGCTCACGTACTTCCACGACGGCTCCGACGTGATCCTGGTCGCGTCCAACTTCGGCGGCAGCAAGCACCCGCAGTGGTACTACAACCTGAAGGCCAACCCGGACTGCACGTTCGGCCAGGAACCGTTCACCGCAACCCAGGTGACCGATGCCGAGGAGTACCGGCGGCTGTACGAGCTCGCCGAGCGGGTCTATGCCGGTTACGGCGACTATCGCGACCAGACGGCGAACACCGGACGCCAGATCCCGATATTCCGGCTGACGCCGCGCTAG
- a CDS encoding DUF4344 domain-containing metallopeptidase: MIAWRAGGVFAAALLLAGCGSAPEQNSSAPTQSETATATATDAPAVDEATDEGEMTAAYEAASTSEAENGRRLMEDAELLQGLAASVNETFNLPSDVRLLGQQCGDPNAFWDPSEQAVVLCYEDADFAENVFAENGDPDPVDAALNAEIGSFYHELGHMLIDLYDLPITGREEDVADQLAAFVLLSEDDNGTVDPESVKVVRDFAGEFRAFAEQEGEVGESQFAGGHSLNQTRMYNLLCWAYGADPEGNAGMVDNGELPQDRAELCEDEYAKMQYGWATLLDPYVK; this comes from the coding sequence GTGATCGCTTGGCGCGCGGGTGGGGTGTTCGCGGCGGCACTGCTACTCGCCGGGTGTGGCAGCGCGCCGGAGCAAAATAGCTCTGCGCCAACGCAATCGGAGACAGCTACCGCAACGGCGACGGATGCGCCTGCCGTGGACGAGGCGACCGACGAAGGCGAGATGACCGCCGCCTACGAGGCGGCGTCCACCTCGGAGGCGGAGAACGGTCGCCGACTGATGGAGGATGCGGAGCTTCTCCAGGGTCTCGCTGCATCGGTCAACGAGACGTTCAATCTGCCGTCTGACGTTCGGCTGCTGGGGCAACAATGCGGCGACCCCAACGCGTTCTGGGATCCCAGCGAGCAGGCGGTGGTTCTCTGTTACGAGGACGCCGATTTCGCCGAGAACGTCTTCGCCGAAAACGGGGATCCCGACCCCGTGGACGCTGCGCTCAACGCCGAGATCGGCAGTTTCTATCATGAGCTCGGGCACATGCTGATCGACCTCTACGACCTTCCGATCACAGGCAGGGAAGAAGACGTGGCCGACCAACTCGCTGCGTTCGTGTTGCTGTCAGAGGATGACAACGGCACGGTCGATCCTGAGTCGGTGAAAGTGGTCCGTGATTTCGCCGGCGAGTTCCGCGCCTTCGCCGAGCAGGAGGGCGAGGTCGGCGAATCGCAATTCGCCGGCGGTCATTCGCTCAACCAGACCCGGATGTACAACCTTCTGTGCTGGGCGTACGGCGCCGACCCCGAGGGCAACGCCGGCATGGTCGACAACGGTGAACTACCGCAGGACCGCGCCGAACTGTGCGAAGACGAGTACGCCAAGATGCAGTACGGCTGGGCGACGCTGCTGGATCCGTACGTGAAGTGA
- a CDS encoding cytochrome P450, with the protein MTRLNGALGIALFDDEYIQDPYPLYERLHAEGRVHRIGDSDFYAVTGWDTVNEAVTRCDDFSSNLTATMMRDADGAVVPFPMGELGGPTQALATADDPAHAVHRKALIPQLAAKRIRAAEPFISETCTSIWETGVRGGRIEWMGAMANRLPMMIVGRIIGVPDEDIDKIVRWGYAATQFVEGLVTQEQLGDAGVAVMELSGYITAQFERATADPQGDLVGDLATACASGELDPIAAQVMMITLFSAGGESTASLIGSAAWILANHPAIQHEVREQPELLGAFLEEVLRYEPPFRGHYRHVVRDTELGGVALPAGSRLLLLWGAANRDPAHFDEPGQFRLDRPAGKGHISFGRGAHFCVGASLARLEATVVLRQLLERTTLVRAAETGRWLPSLLVRRLDYLELAVT; encoded by the coding sequence ATGACACGGCTCAACGGTGCGCTCGGCATCGCGTTGTTCGATGACGAGTACATCCAGGACCCGTATCCGCTGTACGAGCGTCTGCACGCAGAAGGGCGGGTCCACCGCATCGGTGATTCGGACTTCTATGCGGTGACCGGATGGGACACCGTGAATGAGGCGGTGACACGGTGCGATGACTTCTCCTCGAATCTGACGGCGACCATGATGCGTGACGCCGATGGCGCGGTGGTCCCGTTCCCGATGGGAGAACTCGGCGGTCCGACGCAGGCACTCGCCACTGCCGATGATCCCGCGCACGCCGTGCACCGCAAGGCGCTGATACCTCAGTTGGCAGCCAAGCGGATACGGGCCGCTGAGCCGTTCATCTCCGAGACGTGTACCAGCATCTGGGAAACCGGCGTTCGGGGTGGGCGCATCGAATGGATGGGCGCGATGGCCAACCGCCTGCCCATGATGATCGTGGGACGTATCATCGGAGTTCCCGACGAGGACATCGACAAGATCGTTCGGTGGGGTTACGCCGCTACACAATTCGTGGAGGGACTGGTCACCCAAGAACAACTCGGCGACGCCGGTGTCGCGGTCATGGAACTCAGCGGGTACATCACCGCGCAGTTCGAGCGCGCCACCGCCGACCCTCAGGGCGACCTGGTCGGCGACCTCGCCACGGCATGCGCCTCAGGTGAGTTGGACCCGATCGCCGCACAGGTCATGATGATCACGCTGTTCAGCGCGGGAGGTGAGTCCACTGCTTCGCTGATCGGTTCGGCGGCATGGATTCTGGCCAACCACCCGGCAATCCAGCACGAGGTGCGGGAGCAGCCGGAGTTGCTCGGCGCATTCCTGGAGGAAGTGCTGCGCTACGAGCCGCCGTTTCGCGGTCACTATCGACACGTCGTTCGTGACACCGAACTGGGCGGGGTGGCATTGCCGGCCGGCTCGCGTCTGCTGCTCCTGTGGGGCGCGGCCAATCGCGATCCCGCGCACTTCGATGAGCCCGGCCAGTTCCGGCTCGACCGGCCCGCCGGGAAAGGTCACATCAGTTTCGGGAGGGGGGCGCACTTCTGTGTCGGTGCCTCTTTGGCGCGATTGGAGGCCACGGTCGTGCTCCGGCAGTTGCTGGAGCGCACCACACTGGTTCGGGCCGCCGAGACGGGACGCTGGCTGCCCAGCCTCCTGGTGCGTCGCCTCGACTATCTGGAACTAGCAGTCACCTAG
- a CDS encoding TetR/AcrR family transcriptional regulator, whose amino-acid sequence MVREDWVVGGDRREAAAERIYAAAVDLVLREGLDAFSIDALAERVHCSRATIYRYAGGKSHIRDAVLLRIATGITDTVRREVTGLSGSARVVKAIAVALQQIRSDPIRRLMMSSSTAPELSGLHSSPVLSALAAELSGITDDDPAAALWIVHVVMSMAYFPVGDERTEADILQRFVSPAFDR is encoded by the coding sequence GTGGTTCGCGAGGATTGGGTAGTGGGCGGGGACCGTCGGGAGGCAGCGGCTGAGCGCATCTACGCCGCCGCTGTCGACCTGGTGCTCCGAGAGGGCTTGGACGCGTTCAGTATCGACGCCTTGGCCGAGCGGGTGCACTGTTCGAGGGCCACCATCTACCGCTACGCCGGTGGCAAGTCCCACATCCGCGACGCCGTGCTGCTCCGCATCGCGACCGGCATCACCGACACCGTTCGGCGCGAGGTCACCGGCCTGAGCGGCTCTGCGCGGGTGGTCAAGGCCATCGCTGTGGCACTGCAGCAGATCCGGTCCGATCCGATTCGGCGACTGATGATGAGTTCGAGCACGGCACCAGAGTTGAGCGGCCTGCACTCCTCACCGGTCCTGAGTGCGCTGGCCGCCGAGCTCAGCGGAATCACCGACGACGACCCCGCGGCTGCACTGTGGATCGTCCATGTGGTGATGTCGATGGCCTACTTCCCCGTCGGCGATGAACGAACCGAGGCCGACATATTGCAGCGGTTCGTGTCACCGGCGTTCGACCGGTGA
- a CDS encoding class I SAM-dependent methyltransferase, giving the protein MTDFVVRRRYTEVSDAYIRMFGAVTHVHPDDLRFLGRNFARCDGTILDAGCGPGHLTGFLTDLGLKAMGIDLVPAFIESARANWPEVEFAVNSMCPLDVPGGSLGGILAWYSLIHYEPSTLAEVLRTFHTTLSDNGTLVIGFFEGEDVEPFEHKVTTAYRWPIEEMSETVSAAGFVEVDRLRRRGTDQVRPHAALALRAQ; this is encoded by the coding sequence ATGACGGACTTCGTCGTCAGGCGCCGGTACACCGAGGTGTCCGATGCCTACATACGAATGTTCGGCGCCGTCACTCATGTCCATCCTGACGATCTCCGATTCCTCGGACGGAACTTCGCGCGATGTGATGGCACGATTCTCGATGCCGGCTGCGGACCCGGCCACCTCACCGGATTCTTGACGGATCTCGGCCTCAAGGCGATGGGGATCGACCTGGTACCAGCGTTCATCGAGAGCGCCCGCGCGAACTGGCCCGAAGTCGAATTCGCCGTCAACTCGATGTGCCCGCTCGATGTGCCAGGGGGATCCTTAGGCGGGATTCTCGCTTGGTATTCCCTGATCCACTACGAACCGAGCACCCTCGCAGAGGTTCTCCGCACATTCCATACGACGTTGTCCGACAACGGAACTCTCGTGATCGGTTTCTTCGAAGGTGAGGACGTCGAGCCTTTCGAGCACAAGGTCACAACCGCATATCGCTGGCCCATCGAAGAAATGTCAGAGACCGTGTCGGCGGCGGGATTCGTGGAGGTAGATCGCCTGCGACGACGGGGGACGGATCAAGTCCGACCGCACGCCGCTCTCGCCCTGCGCGCCCAATGA
- the ychF gene encoding redox-regulated ATPase YchF, producing MGLNLGIVGLPNVGKSTLFNALTRNDVLAANYPFATIEPNEGVVALPDPRLSELARMFGSEKIVPAPVTFVDIAGIVKGASEGAGLGNKFLANIRESDAICQVVRVFADDDVVHVDGRVDPKSDIEVIETELILADMQTLERALPRLEKEARTHKDRKPVHEAAVAAEAVLNTGKTLFSAGVDVTLLRELNLMTSKPFLYVFNADESVLTDEARVAALRELVAPADAVFLDAKIEAELQELDEESAAELLESIGQTEKGLDALARAGFHTLKLQTYLTAGPKEARAWTIHQGDTAPKAAGVIHSDFEKGFIKAEIVSFEDLLEAGSMAAAKAAGKVRMEGKDYVMADGDVVEFRFNV from the coding sequence GTGGGCCTCAACCTTGGAATCGTCGGATTGCCGAACGTTGGCAAGTCAACCTTGTTCAACGCGCTGACACGCAACGACGTGCTGGCCGCCAACTACCCGTTCGCGACGATCGAGCCGAACGAGGGCGTGGTCGCGCTCCCGGATCCGCGCCTGTCGGAGCTGGCCAGGATGTTCGGTTCGGAGAAGATCGTGCCTGCGCCGGTCACCTTCGTCGACATCGCCGGCATCGTGAAAGGCGCCTCCGAAGGGGCGGGGCTTGGCAACAAGTTCCTGGCCAACATTCGGGAGAGTGACGCCATCTGTCAGGTGGTGCGGGTGTTCGCCGACGACGATGTCGTGCATGTCGACGGCCGGGTCGACCCCAAGTCGGATATCGAGGTGATCGAGACCGAGCTGATCCTCGCCGACATGCAGACCCTGGAGCGGGCGCTGCCGAGGCTGGAGAAGGAAGCGCGCACCCACAAGGACCGCAAACCGGTGCACGAGGCGGCGGTGGCGGCCGAGGCTGTGCTCAACACCGGCAAGACCCTGTTCTCGGCCGGGGTCGATGTGACGCTGCTGCGCGAGCTCAACCTGATGACCTCCAAGCCGTTCCTCTACGTGTTCAACGCCGACGAATCGGTGCTCACCGACGAGGCGCGCGTGGCCGCGCTCCGCGAGCTGGTGGCCCCCGCCGACGCGGTGTTCCTGGACGCGAAGATCGAGGCGGAGCTGCAGGAGCTCGACGAGGAGTCGGCCGCCGAGCTTCTCGAGTCGATCGGCCAGACCGAAAAGGGTCTTGATGCGTTGGCGCGCGCAGGTTTTCATACGCTGAAGCTGCAGACCTACCTGACGGCGGGTCCGAAGGAGGCCCGCGCCTGGACAATTCACCAGGGCGACACCGCGCCGAAGGCGGCAGGGGTGATCCACTCCGATTTCGAGAAGGGTTTCATCAAAGCCGAGATCGTGTCCTTCGAGGATCTGCTGGAAGCCGGATCGATGGCCGCTGCCAAGGCCGCGGGCAAGGTCCGGATGGAAGGCAAGGACTACGTGATGGCCGACGGTGACGTAGTGGAGTTCCGCTTCAACGTGTAG
- a CDS encoding DUF6542 domain-containing protein, which translates to MAGQRARPSVAADHRSAHPNIAGIPWWGAVLTAVIASLVGFAFDAGSGGQDLTTVFAVLYVIGCLIAVLAVQQAGLFTAVIQPPLVLFVTVPAAYFLMRSGDIQGIKDILINCGYPLIQRFPLMFFTSAAVLLIGLARWYFGKSAATAGAAAATDEPAARPRSGRLSSTLSSLLGGASDTEAEAADEQPRPRRASDRRRTGAAKQAAARSARGARPDRRAATRSRHARAAEPDSDEPIADRPRRRRPAPADDPRDVPAERRRRPRPTSRDPRDPVPPRERRSQYDREDRYERPRPPRTERPQRRSRYDEYEPVDPFTPSGTSTHHPISRVRYRGGDEPDDQPEYRPRRRPQRDADRWEYDI; encoded by the coding sequence GTGGCAGGACAGCGCGCACGGCCGTCGGTAGCGGCCGATCACCGTTCCGCGCACCCGAACATCGCAGGCATTCCGTGGTGGGGAGCGGTGCTGACTGCGGTGATCGCGTCGCTGGTGGGGTTCGCTTTCGACGCTGGATCCGGTGGTCAAGATCTGACCACGGTGTTCGCCGTGCTGTACGTGATCGGCTGCCTCATCGCGGTTCTCGCGGTGCAACAGGCCGGCCTGTTCACCGCGGTCATCCAACCGCCGCTTGTGCTGTTCGTCACCGTTCCCGCCGCCTACTTCCTCATGCGCAGCGGCGACATCCAGGGCATCAAGGACATCCTCATCAACTGCGGCTACCCGCTGATCCAGCGATTCCCGCTGATGTTCTTCACGTCCGCGGCGGTTCTGTTGATCGGCCTGGCCCGCTGGTACTTCGGCAAGTCGGCCGCCACTGCCGGCGCCGCCGCCGCTACCGACGAGCCGGCCGCGCGCCCCCGCAGTGGGCGGCTGTCGTCGACGCTGTCCTCGCTCCTGGGCGGCGCCTCGGACACCGAGGCCGAGGCCGCCGACGAGCAGCCGCGCCCGCGCCGGGCGTCCGACCGCAGGCGCACCGGGGCGGCGAAGCAGGCCGCCGCCAGGTCGGCTCGTGGAGCTCGGCCGGACAGGCGCGCCGCCACGCGGTCGCGGCATGCCCGCGCAGCGGAGCCCGACAGCGACGAGCCGATCGCCGACCGGCCGCGCAGGCGCAGGCCCGCACCGGCCGACGACCCGCGGGACGTGCCGGCCGAGCGGCGTCGCCGTCCCCGGCCGACATCGCGGGACCCGCGCGACCCCGTCCCGCCCCGCGAACGGCGCTCGCAGTACGACCGCGAGGATCGGTACGAGCGCCCGCGGCCGCCGCGGACCGAGCGTCCGCAGCGGCGCAGCCGCTACGACGAGTACGAGCCCGTCGATCCGTTCACCCCGAGCGGCACCAGCACGCACCACCCGATCTCGCGGGTGCGGTACCGCGGGGGCGACGAGCCCGACGATCAGCCCGAGTACCGGCCGCGCCGACGGCCGCAGCGCGACGCCGACCGCTGGGAATACGACATCTAG